A window of Mucilaginibacter sp. PAMC 26640 contains these coding sequences:
- a CDS encoding 30S ribosomal protein S14, whose product MAKEGVKAREVKRAKLVAKYAEKRAALKAAGDFQGLDKLPKASSPVKLHNRCKLTGRPRGYMRQFGISRVTFREMALDGKIPGVKKASW is encoded by the coding sequence ATGGCTAAAGAAGGCGTAAAGGCTCGTGAAGTAAAACGTGCTAAATTAGTAGCAAAATATGCTGAAAAAAGAGCTGCATTAAAAGCAGCTGGTGATTTCCAGGGTTTGGATAAATTGCCAAAGGCATCATCACCTGTGAAATTGCACAACCGTTGCAAATTAACAGGCCGTCCACGCGGTTACATGCGTCAATTTGGTATTTCACGTGTTACATTCCGTGAAATGGCTCTTGATGGCAAGATCCCCGGCGTGAAGAAAGCAAGCTGGTAA
- a CDS encoding 30S ribosomal protein S8 — MNTDPIADYLTRVRNAIKANHRVVEIPASNLKKEITKVLFEKGYIANYKFEDNGPQGSIKVALKYHPITKIPAIRSISRISKPGLRKYAGMDTMPRVLNGLGIAILSTSKGVMTDKEARTQNVGGEVLCYVY; from the coding sequence ATGAATACAGATCCAATCGCAGATTATCTTACAAGAGTAAGGAATGCTATTAAAGCCAACCATAGGGTTGTTGAAATTCCTGCATCAAATCTGAAAAAGGAAATCACAAAAGTGCTTTTCGAAAAAGGTTACATTGCTAATTACAAATTTGAGGACAACGGTCCACAAGGCAGCATCAAAGTTGCTTTAAAGTACCACCCGATAACTAAGATCCCTGCTATCCGCAGCATTTCACGTATTAGTAAACCAGGTTTGAGGAAATACGCCGGTATGGATACCATGCCACGTGTATTAAATGGTTTAGGTATCGCTATCCTATCGACTTCTAAAGGTGTAATGACCGATAAAGAGGCTCGTACGCAAAATGTAGGTGGCGAAGTTTTATGCTACGTTTATTAA
- a CDS encoding 50S ribosomal protein L6 yields the protein MSRIGKAPIALTSGVTITVSADNVVTVKGPKGELQQAVDRDIIIEQEDGQLLVKRPSDQKRHKALHGLYRSLINNMVVGVTEGYKIQQELVGVGYRATNTGNTLDLVLGYSHHYVFELPKEIKVTTTADKGKNPTIILESNDKQLIGQVAAKIRSLRTPEPYKGKGIKFVGEILRRKAGKSASKK from the coding sequence ATGTCAAGAATAGGAAAAGCACCTATAGCACTAACCAGCGGCGTTACTATCACTGTATCTGCAGATAATGTAGTTACCGTGAAAGGCCCAAAAGGTGAGTTGCAACAGGCAGTTGATAGAGATATCATCATCGAGCAGGAAGACGGCCAGTTATTGGTTAAACGTCCATCAGATCAAAAACGCCACAAAGCGTTACATGGTTTATACCGCTCATTAATAAATAACATGGTTGTTGGTGTAACAGAAGGCTACAAAATTCAGCAAGAATTAGTAGGTGTAGGTTACCGTGCAACTAACACAGGTAATACTTTAGATTTAGTGTTGGGTTATTCTCACCATTACGTGTTTGAGTTACCAAAAGAAATTAAAGTTACAACCACTGCTGATAAAGGTAAAAACCCTACCATCATCCTGGAATCTAACGATAAACAATTGATAGGACAAGTAGCTGCGAAGATTCGTTCGTTACGTACACCAGAGCCTTACAAAGGTAAAGGTATCAAGTTTGTTGGCGAAATATTGAGAAGAAAAGCAGGTAAATCAGCATCTAAAAAATAA
- a CDS encoding 50S ribosomal protein L18, with the protein MKLSRRDRIKKGIRKRLSGSTARPRLSVYRSNKGIYAQIIDDVTGKTLVSASSLSKDFTADGTKSDQSVAVGKMVAEKAIAAGIKDVVFDRNGYLYHGRVKSLAEGAREGGLNF; encoded by the coding sequence ATGAAATTATCAAGAAGAGACAGGATTAAAAAAGGCATTCGTAAACGCCTTTCAGGATCAACAGCACGCCCTCGTTTATCTGTTTACAGAAGCAACAAAGGTATCTACGCACAAATTATTGACGATGTAACCGGTAAAACACTTGTATCAGCTTCATCTTTATCAAAAGATTTCACAGCAGATGGTACCAAGTCGGATCAATCGGTAGCTGTTGGCAAAATGGTAGCTGAAAAAGCTATTGCCGCAGGTATTAAAGATGTAGTGTTTGACAGGAATGGTTATTTGTACCACGGCCGTGTTAAATCACTGGCAGAAGGTGCACGTGAAGGTGGTTTAAACTTTTAA
- a CDS encoding 30S ribosomal protein S5, with translation MSTINIKRVKTSEIELKDRLVSIQRVAKVTKGGRTFSFSAIVVVGDENGVVGYGLGKAKEVTEAIAKGIDDAKKNLVKVPIINATIPHEQIGKFSGGFVFIKPAANGTGVIAGGAMRAVLEIAGVHNVLAKSKGSSNPHNVVKATVSALSQLRDAHTVAQQRGISLGKVFNG, from the coding sequence ATGTCAACAATCAACATAAAAAGAGTAAAAACCAGCGAGATCGAATTAAAAGATCGCCTGGTGAGCATACAACGTGTAGCCAAAGTAACAAAAGGTGGCCGTACATTCAGCTTTTCTGCCATTGTGGTAGTAGGTGATGAGAACGGTGTTGTAGGTTACGGGTTAGGCAAAGCAAAAGAAGTTACCGAGGCAATTGCTAAGGGTATTGACGATGCTAAAAAGAACTTAGTTAAAGTTCCTATTATCAACGCTACTATCCCTCATGAGCAGATAGGTAAATTCAGTGGTGGTTTTGTATTTATCAAACCAGCAGCAAACGGTACCGGTGTTATAGCTGGTGGTGCAATGCGTGCTGTGTTGGAAATTGCCGGTGTACATAATGTATTGGCAAAATCTAAAGGATCATCAAACCCACACAACGTGGTTAAAGCAACTGTATCTGCATTATCACAATTACGTGATGCACACACAGTAGCTCAACAACGCGGTATCAGTTTAGGCAAAGTATTTAACGGATAA
- a CDS encoding 50S ribosomal protein L30: protein MSKIKITQIKSVIDRSERQKRTVEALGLKKINHSVEVEATAAIIGMVRKVNHLVAVENI from the coding sequence ATGTCGAAAATCAAAATAACACAGATAAAAAGCGTTATCGACAGAAGCGAGCGCCAAAAAAGAACTGTTGAGGCTTTAGGCCTTAAGAAAATTAACCACAGTGTGGAAGTTGAAGCCACTGCGGCTATTATAGGTATGGTACGTAAAGTAAACCACTTGGTAGCAGTAGAAAATATTTAA
- a CDS encoding 50S ribosomal protein L15, translating into MNLSNLKPAEGSTKNRKRIGRGTGSGRGGTSTRGHKGAGSRSGTSTKVGFEGGQMPLQRRVPKVGFKNPNRVEYVGVNLDVLQALTEKYTLATVNFDTLKEHGLVSKNGLVKILGRGELTAKLEVTAHAFTATAQKAIEAAGGTIVKL; encoded by the coding sequence ATGAATTTAAGTAATCTTAAACCTGCAGAAGGTTCTACCAAAAATAGGAAAAGAATTGGCCGTGGTACAGGTAGTGGCCGTGGCGGTACATCAACCCGTGGCCATAAAGGTGCCGGTTCACGTTCAGGTACCTCTACCAAGGTAGGGTTTGAAGGTGGCCAGATGCCATTACAGCGCCGTGTGCCTAAGGTAGGTTTTAAAAACCCTAACCGTGTGGAATATGTTGGTGTTAACCTTGACGTATTGCAAGCATTAACTGAAAAGTATACCTTAGCTACAGTTAACTTCGATACATTAAAAGAACATGGTTTGGTATCTAAGAATGGCCTGGTTAAAATCCTTGGCCGTGGCGAGCTTACTGCCAAGTTAGAAGTTACAGCACATGCATTTACTGCTACTGCTCAAAAAGCTATTGAAGCGGCTGGCGGAACTATTGTAAAGTTATAA
- a CDS encoding preprotein translocase subunit SecY — MKKFFTTLSNIWKIEDLRVRITNTLLFLLIYRVGSFIVLPGVNAATLNSAKAKEGLVGLLNMFAGGSFSRSSIFALGVMPYISASIVVQLLGIAVPYFTKLQKEGESGRNKLNQWTRYLTIAITALQAIGYLKSQVGADAMLIPNPYFIILNTFVLTAGTLFVMWLGEKITDKGIGNGISLIIMVGIIAQLPSAFVTEFQSRTGGAGGLITFIVEIVALLGVVMFTILIVQGTRKIAVQYAKRIVGNKQYGGVRQYIPLKVNAAGVMPIIFAQALMFIPNTIAQFYPGAASNGILIALSNYNSWQHNLVFAILIILFTYFYTAITVNPKQMSDDMKKNGGFIPGVAPGNATTTFIDEVISKITLPGSIFLAIVAIIPAIASMVGVSSLFARFFGGTSLIILVGVVLDTLQQIESHLLMRHYDGLMKTGRIKGRSGVPAAAGTTPTAI, encoded by the coding sequence ATGAAGAAATTTTTCACCACATTATCCAACATCTGGAAAATTGAGGATCTAAGAGTGCGTATAACAAACACACTCTTATTTCTTTTGATATACCGCGTTGGTTCGTTTATCGTATTGCCGGGTGTAAATGCGGCTACTCTTAATTCTGCTAAAGCTAAAGAAGGCCTGGTAGGATTGCTGAATATGTTTGCAGGCGGATCATTCTCACGGTCTTCCATTTTTGCATTGGGTGTAATGCCTTATATTTCTGCATCCATCGTGGTTCAGTTATTAGGTATAGCGGTGCCTTATTTTACCAAGTTACAAAAGGAGGGTGAAAGCGGCCGTAACAAGCTTAATCAGTGGACCCGTTATCTAACAATAGCGATCACTGCGTTGCAGGCTATTGGTTACCTGAAATCTCAGGTTGGAGCTGATGCAATGCTGATCCCAAATCCATACTTTATTATCCTAAATACTTTCGTATTAACCGCAGGTACATTATTTGTAATGTGGTTAGGTGAAAAGATCACTGATAAGGGTATTGGAAATGGTATTTCGCTAATCATTATGGTGGGTATTATAGCCCAGTTGCCAAGTGCTTTCGTTACTGAATTTCAATCCCGTACCGGTGGAGCTGGTGGTTTAATTACCTTCATCGTTGAAATTGTAGCACTGTTGGGTGTGGTAATGTTTACCATCCTCATTGTGCAGGGAACACGCAAGATTGCTGTACAATACGCAAAACGTATTGTGGGTAACAAACAATACGGTGGCGTACGCCAGTACATACCTTTAAAGGTAAATGCTGCCGGTGTAATGCCAATCATTTTTGCGCAGGCATTAATGTTTATACCTAATACAATTGCCCAGTTTTATCCCGGTGCAGCATCAAACGGAATTTTGATCGCGTTATCAAATTACAACTCGTGGCAACATAACCTCGTATTTGCTATATTGATCATTCTGTTCACTTATTTCTATACGGCAATTACCGTTAATCCTAAACAGATGAGCGATGATATGAAGAAGAATGGTGGTTTTATACCGGGTGTAGCGCCAGGTAATGCCACTACAACCTTTATTGATGAGGTGATCTCAAAGATCACTTTACCTGGATCTATCTTTTTAGCTATTGTTGCCATTATACCGGCTATTGCCAGTATGGTTGGAGTAAGCAGCTTATTTGCAAGGTTCTTTGGTGGTACATCGCTGATCATTCTTGTAGGGGTTGTGTTAGATACTTTACAGCAGATAGAAAGCCACTTATTAATGCGTCATTACGATGGATTAATGAAGACAGGCCGGATCAAAGGGCGCTCAGGCGTTCCTGCAGCTGCTGGTACTACACCAACAGCCATCTAA
- a CDS encoding type I methionyl aminopeptidase yields MSKIIYKSIEEIELIRESSLLVSKTHGEIAKVIGPGVTTLELNKLAETFIRDNGGVPAFLNYGGFPYSLCISLNDQVVHGFPSKKPLVDGDLVSVDCGVVLNKFYGDSAYTFAIGEVDEQTKKLMRVTKECLDLGIEKAVVGMRIGDVGYAIQEHAEKNGFGVVKELVGHGVGTRLHEKPEVPNYGKRGSGIKLEEGMVIAIEPMINAGRAGVKFWDDGWTVSTVDKKPSAHYEHTVAVKKGKADILSTFSYIDKVLQEKSNN; encoded by the coding sequence ATGTCTAAGATCATTTATAAGTCTATTGAAGAGATAGAGCTGATAAGAGAAAGTTCTTTACTTGTTTCCAAAACACACGGGGAAATAGCCAAGGTTATAGGCCCCGGTGTAACTACACTCGAATTAAACAAATTAGCCGAGACCTTTATCCGTGATAATGGAGGGGTCCCGGCTTTTTTGAATTACGGGGGATTCCCATATTCATTATGTATTTCGCTTAACGATCAGGTGGTACACGGTTTTCCGAGTAAAAAGCCCTTGGTTGACGGTGATCTTGTATCTGTTGATTGCGGTGTTGTTCTGAACAAATTCTACGGAGACTCGGCCTATACTTTTGCCATTGGCGAAGTTGATGAGCAGACTAAAAAGCTGATGCGGGTAACCAAAGAATGCCTGGATCTGGGTATTGAGAAAGCGGTAGTTGGAATGCGAATAGGCGACGTTGGTTATGCCATACAAGAGCATGCTGAAAAAAACGGATTTGGTGTAGTAAAGGAACTCGTAGGTCATGGTGTAGGTACACGCCTTCACGAAAAGCCGGAGGTACCAAATTACGGCAAACGTGGGTCGGGCATCAAATTGGAGGAAGGTATGGTTATCGCCATTGAGCCAATGATTAACGCTGGCCGTGCCGGTGTTAAGTTTTGGGATGATGGATGGACCGTATCAACGGTTGATAAGAAACCATCCGCCCATTATGAGCACACAGTTGCTGTTAAAAAGGGCAAAGCAGACATTTTATCAACGTTTTCGTACATTGATAAAGTTTTACAAGAAAAATCGAATAATTAA
- the infA gene encoding translation initiation factor IF-1 (stimulates the activities of the other two initiation factors, IF-2 and IF-3) — MAKQSSIEQDGTIREALSNAMFRVELENGHEIIAHISGKMRMHYIKILPGDRVKLEMSPYDLTKGRITYRYK, encoded by the coding sequence ATGGCTAAACAATCATCGATCGAGCAGGACGGTACAATTCGGGAAGCGTTGTCAAATGCAATGTTCAGAGTTGAGCTTGAAAACGGTCATGAGATTATTGCACACATATCGGGTAAAATGCGTATGCACTATATCAAAATTCTTCCTGGTGACAGGGTGAAGTTAGAGATGAGCCCGTATGATTTAACAAAAGGAAGAATAACCTACAGATATAAATAA
- a CDS encoding 30S ribosomal protein S13: MARISGIDLPKNKRGVIGLTYIYGIGRSTAEVILKQAEIDENIKVQDWNDEQLTAIRTIINDQIKVEGSLRSEVQLNIKRLMDIGCYRGTRHRKGLPLRGQRTKNNSRTRKGKRKTVANKKKATK, encoded by the coding sequence ATGGCAAGGATCTCCGGTATTGATTTACCAAAGAACAAAAGAGGCGTTATAGGTTTAACCTATATTTACGGTATAGGCCGTTCAACCGCCGAAGTAATTTTGAAACAGGCTGAAATTGATGAAAATATCAAAGTTCAGGACTGGAATGATGAGCAGTTAACTGCTATCCGTACGATCATCAACGATCAGATCAAGGTAGAAGGTTCGTTGCGTTCTGAAGTTCAGTTGAACATCAAACGTTTAATGGATATCGGTTGCTACCGTGGTACCCGTCACCGTAAAGGCTTGCCGTTACGTGGTCAGCGTACTAAAAACAACTCACGTACCCGTAAAGGAAAACGTAAAACAGTTGCTAACAAAAAGAAAGCTACTAAATAG
- a CDS encoding 30S ribosomal protein S11, whose product MAKTKKVTKKRIVIVESVGEAHINATFNNIIITLTNKSGQAVSWSSAGKMGFKGSKKNTPYAAGQAAADCGKVAYDLGLRKVEVFVKGPGSGRESAIRTLQTTGIEVTTIKDITPLPHNGCRPSKRRRV is encoded by the coding sequence ATGGCAAAAACCAAAAAAGTTACCAAGAAACGCATTGTAATTGTAGAGTCGGTTGGCGAAGCACACATCAATGCAACTTTTAACAATATCATTATTACCCTTACCAACAAAAGCGGCCAGGCAGTGTCATGGTCATCTGCTGGTAAAATGGGTTTTAAAGGTTCTAAGAAAAACACACCATACGCTGCTGGTCAGGCTGCTGCCGATTGCGGTAAAGTAGCTTACGATTTAGGCTTACGTAAGGTTGAAGTTTTTGTTAAAGGTCCTGGTTCAGGCCGCGAATCTGCAATACGTACATTGCAAACAACCGGTATCGAAGTAACTACCATTAAGGACATCACACCGCTTCCACACAACGGTTGCCGTCCATCAAAACGCAGAAGAGTTTAA
- a CDS encoding 30S ribosomal protein S4, which translates to MARYTGPKSKIARRFREPIFGPDKALERKNYPPGMHGASKRRGKQSEYAVQLMEKQKVKYTYGVLERQFENLFHTASAKDGITGENLLKFLEARLDNAVYRLGIAPTRSGARQLVGHKHITVNGSVVNIASYQLRAGDVIAVREKSKSLEAISNSVAGRKINKYSWLEWDAAELTGKFLNYPNRDEIPENIKENLIVELYSK; encoded by the coding sequence ATGGCAAGATATACAGGCCCAAAATCAAAAATTGCGCGTAGGTTCCGCGAGCCGATCTTCGGTCCGGACAAGGCGTTGGAAAGAAAAAACTACCCACCCGGAATGCATGGCGCTTCTAAAAGAAGAGGAAAGCAATCTGAGTACGCGGTACAGTTAATGGAAAAACAAAAAGTTAAATATACTTATGGTGTATTAGAGCGTCAGTTCGAGAACTTGTTCCATACTGCATCAGCAAAAGATGGTATCACTGGTGAAAACTTGTTGAAGTTCCTGGAAGCACGTTTGGATAATGCAGTTTACCGTTTAGGTATTGCTCCAACACGTTCTGGTGCACGCCAGTTAGTTGGTCACAAACACATTACTGTTAATGGTTCTGTTGTAAATATTGCATCATACCAATTAAGAGCTGGTGACGTTATCGCTGTTCGTGAAAAATCGAAGTCTCTTGAGGCTATCAGTAATTCTGTTGCTGGTCGTAAGATTAACAAATATAGCTGGTTGGAATGGGATGCTGCCGAATTAACAGGCAAGTTCTTAAATTATCCAAACCGCGATGAGATACCAGAGAACATTAAGGAAAACCTTATTGTGGAGTTGTACTCAAAATAA
- a CDS encoding DNA-directed RNA polymerase subunit alpha, translated as MAILAFQKPDKVIMQKSNDFDGTFEFRPLEPGFGVTIGNALRRILLSSLEGYAITSVRISGVMHEFSTIKGVVEDVTEIILNLKQVRFKKTGESGDNEKIFVIINGQDAFKAGDVSKFSNNFTVLNPDLVICNMDSSVTLEVELTVAKGRGYISNEENKNPDANVGVIAIDSIFTPIKNVKYTLENYRVEQKTDYEKLILDISTDGSIHPEDALKQAAKILIQHFMLFSDENMMLEAQAKEETKEVDEEILHMRKILKTELVDLDLSVRALNCLKAADIRSLADLVSYDVADMLKFRNFGKKSLTEIQDLVKSKGLSFGMNLAKFKLDEE; from the coding sequence ATGGCAATTTTAGCATTTCAAAAACCAGACAAGGTTATCATGCAGAAATCAAATGATTTTGATGGCACGTTTGAGTTTCGTCCGTTAGAACCAGGCTTCGGTGTAACCATTGGTAATGCTCTGCGTCGTATCTTACTTTCTTCATTAGAAGGGTATGCTATCACTTCAGTACGTATATCTGGCGTGATGCATGAGTTTTCAACCATCAAAGGTGTGGTAGAAGACGTTACCGAGATCATCCTTAATTTAAAACAAGTTCGTTTTAAAAAGACAGGTGAATCTGGCGATAATGAGAAAATATTTGTGATCATTAACGGTCAGGATGCTTTTAAGGCAGGCGACGTGAGTAAATTTTCAAACAATTTTACTGTATTGAACCCTGATCTTGTTATTTGTAACATGGATTCATCAGTAACGCTTGAAGTTGAGCTTACTGTTGCTAAGGGCCGTGGTTACATTTCTAACGAAGAAAATAAAAACCCGGATGCTAACGTAGGGGTTATAGCTATCGATTCTATCTTTACGCCTATAAAAAACGTTAAATACACGCTTGAAAATTACCGTGTAGAGCAAAAAACGGATTATGAAAAATTGATCCTTGATATCTCTACAGATGGTTCTATTCATCCGGAAGATGCGTTAAAGCAAGCCGCTAAGATCCTGATCCAGCACTTTATGCTTTTCTCTGATGAGAATATGATGTTGGAAGCACAAGCTAAAGAGGAGACAAAAGAAGTTGATGAAGAAATTCTTCATATGCGTAAGATCTTGAAAACCGAATTGGTTGATCTTGATCTTAGTGTACGTGCATTGAATTGCTTAAAAGCTGCTGATATCCGCAGCCTGGCCGACTTGGTTTCTTACGATGTAGCTGATATGCTTAAATTCAGAAACTTTGGTAAAAAATCATTAACTGAAATTCAGGACCTGGTTAAATCAAAAGGTTTATCTTTTGGTATGAACCTGGCTAAATTTAAGTTAGACGAAGAATAA
- a CDS encoding 50S ribosomal protein L17 — protein sequence MRHGKKVNHLGRTDSHRKAMMSNMASSLIQHKRITTTLAKAKALRGYVEPLLTKSKNDTTHSRRTVFSYLQDKEVVSMLFRDVAEKIANRPGGYTRIVKLENRLGDNAEMAIIELVDYNTVYGKDVAAKTEKKSTRRRGGAAKAKTTDAPVEAAPVADAAPVAEAAPAVEEAPAAPAKNEENAEKGE from the coding sequence ATGAGACACGGTAAAAAAGTAAACCATTTAGGCCGCACAGACAGCCATCGTAAAGCGATGATGTCTAACATGGCATCTTCGCTTATTCAACACAAGCGCATTACAACAACCTTAGCTAAGGCAAAAGCTTTACGCGGGTATGTTGAACCATTATTAACTAAATCAAAGAATGATACTACGCATTCTCGTCGTACAGTATTTAGTTACTTACAGGATAAAGAAGTAGTAAGCATGCTGTTCCGCGATGTTGCTGAGAAAATTGCTAACCGCCCGGGTGGTTATACACGTATCGTGAAATTAGAGAATCGTTTAGGTGATAATGCTGAAATGGCGATCATCGAGCTGGTTGACTACAACACTGTTTACGGTAAAGATGTAGCTGCTAAAACGGAAAAGAAATCAACACGTCGTCGTGGTGGTGCTGCTAAAGCGAAAACTACTGATGCACCTGTTGAAGCTGCTCCAGTTGCTGATGCTGCTCCGGTTGCTGAAGCTGCTCCGGCTGTAGAAGAAGCTCCTGCAGCTCCTGCTAAGAATGAAGAAAATGCAGAAAAAGGCGAGTAA